GCTTATTTTTACAGAGCTCGTGCGAGCGGGTATTCCTATCGCTGATGCACTAGATACATCTGTTTTAATGGTGGATAATCATACTTTAAAAGAAAAGCTCTCTACCGTTAAAATCGCCGTGCAGCAAGGCGTGAGCCTAACCGAGGCGTTTAACAATACAGGGCTTTATGAGAGTATGCTTATTCAGATGATCAGCGCGGGCGAGCAGGCCGGTAACCTCGATAAGATGCTCGGCAATGTCACGGATTATTATAAAGAGAAATTTGATGATATCATCGATAATATCTCAAGCTACGTAGAGCCGATCATGCTATTTTTTATGGCAGGCATGGTTCTTCTTTTGGCTCTGGGTATCTTCATGCCTATGTGGGATCTGGGCAAAGCCGTCAAAAACTAACTCCTTTAATTCTGCGCCTTCAAGGGCGCGGAATTTTACCAAAGCATTAAAATTTCATCCTTCAAATAAAATTTTAACCTTCGTTTGGCTAAAATATCGCTTTAAATTTAAGGATCAATCATAGTTAAAGAAGTATATTTTATCGTCGTATCGGCTATCATAATATTTTTTGGGCTTGCTACCATTGCGCCCGATTCCGCGCTTGTAGGCAGCGCCGGCAACGCCATCCGCTCATTTAATACCCAGCTATTCGGCTATTTTGCATACATCTATCCGATATTTTTGCTCGCCTTAGCATACGTAGCTTATAAGCATTTTCGCGGTTTTGACTTTAGATTTTTTGAGTTTAGCATCGGCGCGATTTTGCTGTTTTTTACCATTTTGATGGTGCAGTCGAGTCTCTTTGGCGCTAGCGGCGGAGCAGTCGGCAGCTTCGCAGTGGACGGGCTTAGGCGAATGATCGGAAGCGTCGGCGTATGGATTTTTAATATTACGATTTTTGTGCTTTCGCTAGTACTTATATTTGAAGATCGCTTTACCGACATCATCAAAAACTGCTTTATTGGCTCAAGAGATGAAAGCTCGCAGGATGAAATTGAGGATGATTTCGCTAGCGATGCGGATGCAGCGCAAAGGGGCGGGCTGGCAAGGCATTCGTCTGCGCAAGGATTGAGAGGTGCGGAAAATTTTAACGCTTTGGATAACTCTTTGAGCGCAGAGGAAGATTCGGCGAAACAGGGTAATTTTGCGGAGCAGGGCGCAAGCGGACGCGGTTTTGAAAGCGAGCAAAATTTTAAAAATTTAAACGATATTCGCGAGCCCGAGAATGAGCAGAATTTTGGTGACGCGCAGGGTCTGCAGGCTTCCGCTGAACGCGAGCTTAAAATGCCGCAAAAGGGAAAGCCGAGCAGGCTAAAAAGGGTCGAGCGCCTAAGCGAGGTCGCCGAAAACAAAAGGCTTTTGGATCAGCTCGATAAGGGCAGGATGGCTAAGCCCAAGGATTTTAAGCTGCCGCCGCTTGATTTTTTAAACCTGCCGCCGAAAAAGAAAAGTAGCATCGACGAGAGCGAGATCGATCGTAAAATTTACGACCTGCTCGATAAACTGCGTAAATTTAAGATCGATGGCGACGTGGTGCGGACCTATTCGGGTCCGGTCGTTACGACATTTGAGTTTCGTCCCGCCGCGCACATCAAGGTGAGTAAAATTCTAACGCTGCAAGATGATCTGGCGATGGCTCTTAGAGCGCAGACCATCCGCATCCAAGCGCCGGTTCCTGGCAAAGACGTCGTGGGCATCGAGATCCCGAATCAAAATATCGATACGATCTATCTGCGCGAAATTTTAGAAAGCGACGTGTTTAAAAGTGCCTCCAGCCCGCTTACCATCGTGCTTGGCAAGGACATCGTGGGCCAGCCTTTCGTCACCGATCTTAAGAAGCTG
This genomic stretch from uncultured Campylobacter sp. harbors:
- a CDS encoding DNA translocase FtsK, translating into MIFFGLATIAPDSALVGSAGNAIRSFNTQLFGYFAYIYPIFLLALAYVAYKHFRGFDFRFFEFSIGAILLFFTILMVQSSLFGASGGAVGSFAVDGLRRMIGSVGVWIFNITIFVLSLVLIFEDRFTDIIKNCFIGSRDESSQDEIEDDFASDADAAQRGGLARHSSAQGLRGAENFNALDNSLSAEEDSAKQGNFAEQGASGRGFESEQNFKNLNDIREPENEQNFGDAQGLQASAERELKMPQKGKPSRLKRVERLSEVAENKRLLDQLDKGRMAKPKDFKLPPLDFLNLPPKKKSSIDESEIDRKIYDLLDKLRKFKIDGDVVRTYSGPVVTTFEFRPAAHIKVSKILTLQDDLAMALRAQTIRIQAPVPGKDVVGIEIPNQNIDTIYLREILESDVFKSASSPLTIVLGKDIVGQPFVTDLKKLPHLLIAGTTGSGKSVGINAMLLSLLYRNSPKSLRLIMIDPKMLEFSIYNDIPHLLTPVITQPKQAIIALSNLVAEMEQRYSLMAQNRTKNIDNYNEKMLREGGEILPYIVVIIDELADLMMTSGKDVEHYIARLAQMARASGIHLIVATQRPSVDVVTGLIKANLPSRISFRVGSKVDSKVILDQMGADSLLGRGDMLFTPPTAPGLIRLHAPFTTENEINKIAEFLKAQESVVYDERFLIENEGAKQEGGIINPQNIVLDELYDEAKAIVLEEEKTSISYLQRRLRIGYNRAATIIEQLEQMGVLSEINAKGQRDIIK